In Ruminococcaceae bacterium BL-6, a genomic segment contains:
- the spoVAEB gene encoding Stage V sporulation protein AEB, with the protein MEYVKAFVVGGLICVVGQLLIDYTKLTPARILVAFVTLGVVLTAFGLYEPLVQFAGAGATVPLSGFGYAMAKGTVEAIREHGFLGVFSGGITASAAGVAAAVFFGYLAALVSKPGDKS; encoded by the coding sequence GTAAAAGCGTTTGTGGTCGGCGGGCTGATCTGCGTGGTCGGCCAGCTTCTCATCGATTATACCAAGCTCACCCCCGCGCGGATTCTGGTGGCGTTCGTCACGCTGGGCGTGGTGCTCACCGCATTCGGCCTGTACGAGCCGCTGGTGCAGTTCGCCGGCGCCGGCGCCACGGTGCCCCTTTCCGGCTTCGGCTACGCCATGGCGAAAGGGACCGTCGAGGCGATCCGCGAGCACGGGTTTCTGGGCGTGTTTTCCGGCGGAATCACGGCCAGCGCCGCGGGGGTCGCGGCGGCGGTGTTTTTCGGCTATCTGGCCGCGCTGGTGTCAAAGCCGGGCGACAAGTCCTGA